In one window of Bemisia tabaci chromosome 4, PGI_BMITA_v3 DNA:
- the Dic1 gene encoding mitochondrial dicarboxylate carrier: MAGVDRNKKVSRWYFGGLASAGAACCTHPLDLLKVMLQTQQEGKVSALKLAVTISKEQGVGALYNGLSASLCRQLTYSTVRFGIYEVGKQGLSSANGGAENLSFQSKVLLASAAGAAGGFVGTPADMINVRMQNDIKLPAESRRNYKHAIDGFIRVWKEEGFRRLFSGVEMATSRAVLMTVGQLSFYDQVKQFLISTPYFSDNPTTHFLSSLTAGAVATSLTQPLDVLKTRAMNAKPGEYKNLWHLVTYTAKLGPLGFFKGYVPAFVRLAPHTILTFLFMEQLRLNFGFYKTSKD, translated from the exons ATGGCAGGTGTGGATAGAAACAAAAAAGTCTCACGATGGTATTTCGGAGGTCTTGCCTCTGCTGGTGCTGCTTGTTGCACTCATCCCCTCGATCTCTTAAAG GTTATGCTACAAACTCAACAAGAAGGCAAAGTATCAGCATTGAAGTTAGCAGTCACGATATCCAAAGAACAAGGTGTTGGAGCTCTGTACAATGGTCTCTCAGCATCTTTATGTCGGCAGCTAACTTATTCCACTGTGCGGTTTGGCATTTATGAG GTTGGAAAACAAGGCTTAAGCTCTGCCAATGGTGGCGCAGAAAATTTGTCATTCCAAAGTAAAGTTTTACTTGCCTCAGCTGCGGGCGCAGCAGGAGGTTTTGTGGGAACCCCCGCCGATATGATTAACGTTCGAATGCAGAACGATATTAAGTTGCCTGCAGAAAGCCGTAGAAA ttacaaACATGCTATTGATGGCTTTATCCGAGTTTGGAAAGAAGAAGGTTTCCGAAGGTTGTTCTCCGGTGTTGAAATGGCAACATCAAGGGCTGTGCTGATGACTGTCGGCCAACTTTCATTTTATGATCAAGTGAAACAGTTCTTAATTTCCACACCTTACTTTTCCGACAACCCAACGACACATTTCTTATCGAGTTTAACAGCG ggTGCAGTTGCAACTTCCCTGACACAGCCCTTAGATGTACTCAAAACTAGAGCCATGAATGCAAAGCCTGGAGAATATAAG aatcTCTGGCACTTGGTCACTTATACGGCGAAGTTAGGCCCTCTAGGATTCTTCAAG ggTTATGTTCCAGCTTTTGTTAGGTTAGCTCCTCACACAATCCTAACCTTCCTCTTCATGGAGCAACTGAGACTCAATTTTGGATTCTACAAGACTTCAAAAGACTGA